Proteins encoded by one window of Clostridium cagae:
- a CDS encoding phage replisome organizer N-terminal domain-containing protein, which produces MAKYEKDRKFYWLQLKEDFFEEGAIDWLEEQDNGITYSHFYLKLCLKSLRDNGILIRKVGNVLIPYDAKKLSEITKTDLDTVIVAMELLKKIGLVKVFESGEIYLTQIENMIGSKSIGAFKKQQQRQLKKENNGVCLPKSTSSGQMSEECPPEIEQEQEIEIEQEIEIEQQQDIEEILNKNFKNQDIESVKKYCTENNVAVDVVVEKLEIINHMKTVRNKVGALLTAIKEDWKASKSQNNSVSVRGFNNFESRDYDYDSLEKKLLGWEDNDNEHG; this is translated from the coding sequence ATGGCTAAATATGAAAAGGATAGAAAATTCTATTGGTTGCAATTAAAAGAAGATTTCTTTGAAGAAGGAGCAATAGATTGGTTGGAGGAGCAGGACAATGGAATAACATATAGTCATTTTTATTTGAAGCTTTGCTTAAAGTCCCTTAGAGATAATGGAATTTTAATAAGAAAAGTTGGAAATGTATTAATACCATATGATGCAAAAAAACTCTCTGAAATTACCAAAACAGATTTAGATACAGTTATAGTTGCAATGGAACTTCTTAAGAAAATAGGTTTAGTTAAGGTATTCGAATCAGGTGAGATTTATCTTACTCAAATTGAAAATATGATAGGTTCTAAATCTATAGGAGCTTTTAAAAAGCAACAACAAAGACAGTTAAAAAAAGAAAATAATGGAGTATGTTTGCCTAAAAGTACAAGCAGTGGACAAATGTCTGAAGAGTGTCCACCAGAAATAGAACAAGAACAAGAAATAGAAATAGAACAAGAAATAGAAATAGAACAACAACAAGATATAGAAGAAATTCTAAATAAAAATTTTAAAAATCAAGACATAGAGTCTGTAAAAAAATATTGTACAGAAAATAATGTTGCTGTTGATGTTGTTGTTGAAAAACTTGAAATAATAAATCATATGAAAACAGTTAGAAATAAAGTTGGAGCATTATTAACAGCTATAAAAGAAGATTGGAAAGCATCAAAATCACAAAATAATTCAGTTTCAGTTCGTGGATTCAATAATTTTGAATCAAGAGATTATGATTATGACTCTTTAGAAAAAAAATTATTAGGATGGGAGGATAACGATAATGAACATGGATAG
- a CDS encoding MBL fold metallo-hydrolase produces MIKVVATGSTGNSYIIQAGEEILLLELGINFKNIKKALNYDLSKVVGALITHEHKDHSKGVNDAMKSGIDVYMSEGTAVGIELKDTFYGYRLNYLKHSESYKIGGFLVVPFNTQHDVNEPLGFLIYHPKIGKLLFATDTYYLKSKFQNVDHILIECNYSEDVLLTLPAWRARTIKSHMSLETLKETLKTWNLEGTKDIMLIHISGENGNPNRFKEEVEELTGIKTYAAMPGLEIK; encoded by the coding sequence ATGATTAAAGTTGTAGCTACTGGATCAACAGGAAATTCATATATAATTCAAGCTGGAGAAGAAATTCTCTTGCTTGAATTAGGAATTAACTTTAAGAATATCAAAAAAGCTCTTAATTATGATTTAAGCAAGGTTGTAGGTGCATTAATAACTCATGAACACAAAGACCATAGTAAAGGTGTAAATGATGCAATGAAAAGTGGAATTGATGTTTATATGAGTGAAGGAACTGCAGTAGGAATTGAATTAAAAGATACATTTTATGGCTATAGATTAAATTATTTAAAACATTCAGAATCCTATAAGATAGGTGGATTCCTAGTAGTTCCATTTAACACGCAACATGATGTAAATGAACCTTTAGGATTTTTAATATATCATCCCAAAATAGGAAAGTTATTATTTGCAACAGATACCTATTATCTTAAATCTAAATTTCAAAATGTGGATCACATTTTAATTGAATGTAATTATTCAGAAGATGTACTACTAACATTACCAGCATGGAGAGCAAGGACGATTAAATCTCATATGAGTTTAGAAACATTAAAAGAAACTCTTAAAACTTGGAATTTGGAAGGGACTAAAGACATAATGCTTATCCATATAAGTGGAGAGAATGGTAATCCTAATAGGTTTAAAGAAGAAGTAGAAGAACTTACAGGAATTAAAACTTATGCAGCAATGCCAGGATTAGAAATAAAATAG
- a CDS encoding DUF2813 domain-containing protein, with protein MIKLKKLELKNFKGIKELTVTFGTVTTILGKNGIGKSTIFDGFNWLLFGKDSHDKKDFEIQTLDGNNDVIHGLEHYVTGYLEINGAEKTFKRTYKEKWQKTRGSAEKELKGCTTDFEIDDIPVKQKEYQAAISELVDENLFKMITNPLYFSSLNWTKQREILLDIIGDISEENVINYNKALSPLKKLLTDGIDNFNKRTKASISKLKEQVKSIPYRIDECNNSIVEINFSEFELKKAHIQSKINLIDEQIADASKINEEKLKLQDELYELKEERSKKQQQVLKSANKPLDDIQNNINQVRNSVQDLAYKIQDSEREKERKLEYIEAMKEDLEHQKLDKQELLNKYHTEDDKEFEFDTSLTCCPTCGREYETDKLEGIKTNAESRFNGEKSKLISKIIADGKIVAADIEKITIKIEDCEKEIEETATLIKGMKLEKLSLDEKLELLEKEKEPLTFTEELHFEGEEELKANIDQLKNQIEEFKKADNSELKAEKIILQEELEDITKMLGKKDTNSDLKKRMEELNKEEKELQIKIAELEGQQFLGEEFIRTKVELLESSINKKFKGSVTFKLFNQQVNGGLSETCEALINGVPFSNANTASQINAGLSIINTLCEHYNISAPVFIDNAEAVNEINKTDSQLIKLVVSLDKELKVEVDK; from the coding sequence TTGATTAAACTTAAAAAATTAGAACTTAAAAATTTCAAGGGGATTAAAGAATTAACAGTTACATTTGGAACAGTTACTACTATTTTAGGAAAAAACGGAATAGGAAAAAGTACTATATTTGATGGATTTAATTGGTTACTATTCGGAAAAGATAGCCATGATAAAAAGGATTTTGAAATTCAAACATTAGATGGCAATAATGATGTAATCCACGGTTTGGAGCATTATGTTACAGGCTATTTAGAAATTAATGGGGCAGAAAAGACATTCAAGAGAACTTACAAAGAAAAGTGGCAAAAAACTAGGGGAAGTGCTGAAAAAGAGCTTAAGGGATGTACAACAGATTTTGAAATAGATGATATTCCAGTAAAACAAAAAGAATATCAAGCAGCTATATCAGAGCTTGTAGATGAAAATTTGTTTAAGATGATTACTAATCCGTTATATTTTAGCTCACTTAACTGGACCAAACAAAGAGAAATACTTTTAGACATTATAGGAGACATAAGTGAAGAAAATGTAATCAACTATAACAAAGCTTTATCACCACTTAAGAAGCTATTAACAGATGGTATTGATAACTTCAATAAAAGAACCAAGGCTAGTATTTCAAAACTTAAGGAACAAGTTAAATCAATACCTTATCGTATAGATGAATGTAATAACTCAATAGTAGAAATTAATTTTTCAGAATTTGAACTTAAAAAAGCACATATTCAATCTAAAATTAATCTGATAGATGAACAAATTGCGGATGCATCTAAAATTAATGAAGAAAAATTAAAGCTTCAAGATGAACTTTATGAACTTAAGGAGGAACGTTCTAAAAAACAACAACAAGTTTTAAAAAGTGCAAATAAGCCTTTAGATGATATTCAAAACAATATAAATCAAGTAAGAAATAGTGTTCAAGATTTAGCTTATAAAATTCAAGATTCAGAAAGAGAGAAAGAAAGAAAGCTTGAATATATTGAAGCTATGAAAGAAGATTTAGAACATCAAAAGCTTGATAAACAAGAATTACTTAATAAATATCACACCGAAGATGATAAAGAATTTGAATTTGATACTTCATTAACATGTTGTCCAACATGTGGAAGAGAATACGAGACAGATAAACTTGAAGGAATTAAAACTAACGCTGAAAGTAGATTTAATGGAGAAAAATCTAAACTTATATCAAAAATTATAGCTGATGGTAAGATCGTAGCAGCTGATATTGAAAAAATTACTATAAAAATAGAAGATTGTGAAAAAGAAATTGAAGAAACAGCAACTTTGATAAAAGGAATGAAGTTAGAAAAATTATCATTAGATGAAAAATTAGAGTTACTTGAAAAAGAGAAAGAACCGTTAACTTTTACAGAAGAATTACATTTTGAAGGAGAAGAAGAACTAAAGGCTAATATTGATCAATTAAAAAATCAAATAGAAGAATTTAAGAAAGCAGATAATTCAGAATTGAAAGCTGAGAAAATAATATTGCAAGAAGAATTAGAAGATATTACAAAGATGTTAGGTAAAAAGGATACTAATTCAGATCTTAAAAAGAGAATGGAAGAACTTAATAAAGAAGAAAAGGAACTTCAAATAAAAATTGCTGAACTTGAAGGACAACAATTTTTAGGGGAAGAGTTTATAAGAACTAAAGTTGAGTTATTAGAGAGCAGTATAAATAAGAAATTTAAAGGATCAGTTACATTTAAGCTTTTCAATCAACAAGTAAATGGTGGATTAAGTGAAACTTGTGAAGCATTGATTAATGGTGTTCCTTTCAGTAATGCAAATACAGCAAGTCAAATAAATGCAGGACTTAGCATTATAAACACACTTTGTGAGCATTACAATATTTCAGCTCCAGTATTTATAGATAATGCTGAAGCAGTAAATGAAATAAATAAAACAGATAGTCAATTAATTAAGTTAGTTGTTAGCTTAGATAAAGAATTGAAAGTTGAGGTAGATAAGTAA
- a CDS encoding helix-turn-helix transcriptional regulator, with protein MSDLINNLTWNKKMEVLRTIKGWSQEEAAEKCFTGQKGYWNWETGNVYPRKNSRRAIAQAFGIKEEEIFESNKN; from the coding sequence ATGTCGGATTTAATTAATAATTTAACATGGAATAAAAAAATGGAAGTATTAAGAACTATAAAAGGTTGGAGTCAAGAAGAAGCAGCCGAAAAATGTTTTACTGGACAAAAAGGCTATTGGAATTGGGAAACTGGAAATGTTTATCCACGTAAAAATAGTAGACGAGCTATAGCACAAGCATTTGGAATAAAAGAAGAAGAAATATTTGAAAGTAACAAAAATTAA
- a CDS encoding XRE family transcriptional regulator: MNKQLGLKIKKLRGDYAFKTGKKMIQKNLAEKLGISRSYLGDIESGRTVASDEIIYKLSEIFSIDSNELFKYKNINKYDDNNLDTSSFVKESSCTYDVIDKYEVVNIPIVGFVRAGEPILAEDNIDGYHPTLKSNLCKDKNYFYLRVQGDSMNQEFGEGSLLLIEKTPCIENGSIAVVLIDGTEATVKKVIQNENMITLIPMSTNSIYVPKMYDIQKNKIEIIGKVKEATKIY, encoded by the coding sequence ATGAATAAGCAATTAGGTTTAAAAATTAAAAAATTAAGAGGTGATTATGCATTTAAAACTGGGAAAAAAATGATTCAAAAAAATTTAGCTGAAAAGTTAGGCATTTCTAGATCTTATTTAGGTGATATAGAAAGTGGAAGAACTGTTGCTAGTGATGAAATTATTTATAAACTTTCTGAAATATTTAGCATTGATAGCAATGAACTTTTTAAATATAAAAATATTAATAAATATGATGATAATAATTTAGATACTTCAAGTTTTGTAAAGGAATCATCATGTACATATGATGTTATTGATAAATATGAAGTAGTTAATATTCCAATAGTTGGATTTGTGAGAGCAGGCGAACCTATATTGGCAGAAGATAATATAGACGGATACCATCCAACTTTAAAATCAAATTTATGCAAAGATAAAAATTATTTTTACTTAAGAGTTCAAGGAGATAGCATGAACCAAGAATTTGGTGAAGGTTCATTACTTCTAATTGAAAAAACTCCTTGTATAGAAAATGGTTCTATTGCTGTTGTATTAATAGATGGAACAGAAGCTACTGTTAAAAAGGTTATACAAAATGAAAACATGATTACATTAATACCTATGAGCACTAATTCAATATATGTGCCGAAGATGTATGATATACAAAAAAATAAAATTGAAATTATAGGTAAGGTTAAGGAAGCTACTAAAATTTATTAA
- a CDS encoding recombinase family protein has translation MKRIAIYSRKSKETDTGESIKNQIQMCKEYFLRKNEDCIFETFIDEGFSGGNTNRPEFQRMIFLAKHKSFDIIACYKIDRIGRNTKEFLTTFDELEQLNVSLVSITEGFDPDTPAGRMMMTMIAGFAEMERMSIAQRVKDNMNSLAKLGRWSGGTPPTGYKSVKLENGDKTAMYLELLPGDRERLIKIFKSAAEGYSCRYIGKLFDMPAKTILNIINNPTYCKSNILSKKYLESLGFEVYGELNDLGYLSYNRRPKDKKGKKKFNANGMLVAVSKHEAPINSELWIKANQQIKQRGDEANPRISQYSFLAHKVKCACGSGMYLNPGYLKKNGTRTCYFCCSRKKYDKTLCNNGQINVTYLESDILEILSIMSKDKKILEKYINSKSNNTNLNEEIKLLKKEIKHYDEQLDNLSENLSKLKGSAANKIIDNMNSISEKIDKLNEELLILERKNIFNSIDNINIDILQKDIKALLKNWSELSLDIKQVKINNLIKEIQWDGDKKFKIIFNI, from the coding sequence ATGAAAAGAATTGCTATTTATTCACGTAAAAGTAAAGAAACTGATACTGGCGAATCGATAAAGAATCAAATCCAGATGTGTAAAGAATACTTTTTAAGAAAAAATGAAGATTGTATATTTGAAACTTTTATTGATGAAGGTTTTTCTGGTGGTAATACTAATAGACCCGAATTCCAAAGAATGATTTTTTTAGCTAAACATAAATCTTTTGATATAATTGCATGCTACAAAATAGATAGAATTGGTAGAAATACAAAAGAATTTTTAACTACTTTTGATGAATTAGAACAGCTTAATGTAAGTTTAGTTTCTATAACTGAGGGATTTGATCCAGATACTCCTGCTGGTAGAATGATGATGACAATGATTGCTGGCTTTGCTGAAATGGAAAGAATGAGTATCGCTCAAAGAGTTAAGGATAATATGAATAGTCTTGCAAAATTAGGACGTTGGTCTGGTGGTACTCCACCTACAGGTTATAAATCTGTAAAATTAGAAAATGGCGATAAAACTGCAATGTATTTAGAATTATTACCAGGAGATAGAGAAAGGTTAATAAAGATATTTAAATCTGCTGCTGAAGGATATAGCTGTAGATATATTGGGAAATTATTTGATATGCCTGCCAAAACCATACTTAATATAATCAATAATCCTACTTATTGTAAATCTAATATACTTAGTAAAAAATATTTAGAAAGTTTAGGTTTTGAAGTTTATGGAGAATTAAATGATTTAGGTTATCTTTCATACAATCGTAGGCCTAAAGATAAAAAAGGCAAAAAAAAATTTAATGCTAACGGAATGCTAGTTGCTGTAAGTAAACATGAGGCACCTATAAATTCAGAACTTTGGATTAAAGCAAATCAGCAAATCAAGCAACGTGGAGATGAAGCAAACCCAAGAATTTCACAATATAGTTTTTTGGCTCACAAAGTAAAATGTGCTTGTGGAAGTGGCATGTATTTAAATCCTGGTTATTTAAAGAAAAATGGAACTAGAACCTGTTACTTTTGTTGCTCGAGAAAAAAATATGATAAAACCTTATGCAATAATGGACAAATTAATGTCACTTATTTGGAAAGCGATATATTAGAAATATTATCAATTATGTCTAAAGATAAAAAAATATTAGAAAAATATATAAATTCTAAATCAAATAATACTAATTTAAATGAAGAAATCAAACTTTTAAAAAAAGAAATTAAACACTATGATGAACAACTTGATAATCTTAGTGAAAATTTAAGTAAATTAAAAGGATCTGCTGCTAATAAAATAATTGATAATATGAATTCTATATCAGAAAAAATAGATAAGTTGAATGAAGAACTATTAATATTAGAACGTAAAAATATATTTAATAGTATTGATAATATTAATATTGATATACTTCAAAAAGATATAAAAGCTTTATTAAAAAATTGGAGTGAATTATCATTAGATATAAAGCAAGTTAAAATAAATAATTTAATAAAAGAAATACAATGGGATGGAGATAAGAAATTTAAAATTATTTTTAATATATAA
- a CDS encoding helix-turn-helix domain-containing protein — translation MLGERLAELRKDKGLKQEDIGKILKISRSTYGNYESGYAEPSVSILIDLAKFYNVSLDYICCNTDIKYNFYKDKRLCAYINKCIEVYKEFLKKD, via the coding sequence ATGTTAGGAGAAAGGCTTGCAGAGCTAAGAAAAGATAAAGGACTTAAACAAGAAGATATAGGTAAGATTTTGAAAATTAGCAGAAGTACTTATGGGAATTATGAATCCGGATATGCAGAACCTAGTGTATCTATATTAATAGATCTGGCTAAGTTTTATAATGTGAGTTTGGATTATATATGCTGCAATACAGATATTAAATACAATTTTTATAAAGATAAAAGATTATGTGCTTATATTAATAAATGCATAGAAGTGTATAAAGAATTTCTAAAGAAGGACTAG
- a CDS encoding helix-turn-helix transcriptional regulator: MLKKKRIQKQMTELELAKKIRISEGHMSKLENHPEKCNPGVKLILKLAKELSLNPVKVFLFFVKHIKDQDK; encoded by the coding sequence ATGCTAAAGAAAAAACGCATTCAAAAACAAATGACAGAACTAGAATTAGCTAAAAAGATACGAATAAGTGAAGGACATATGAGTAAATTAGAAAATCATCCTGAGAAGTGCAATCCTGGTGTTAAGCTAATATTGAAACTAGCTAAAGAACTTTCCTTAAATCCTGTAAAAGTATTTTTATTCTTTGTTAAACACATAAAAGACCAAGATAAGTAA
- a CDS encoding ParM/StbA family protein, with product MILGVDIGTYSVKTSNKVTFFSKFTQEESFTEINRININGSSYNIGEGEFSTDWDKSKKGNTLILLYSAIYKSAEDNINQIVLGLPVQQYKKNKNNLIELIENNKCAKVENRNLIITDVTVAPEGASSYYSIDSSLRDEIGNKQLIIIDIGGRTTDIIVFQNKIIIDVKTIPIGMLNIYQEIIDTVNTKYTESLVLEDGESILKDGLFLKGKQRDINFVQPILKRNFNSVFKEIQLKYNTNKGYVYLTGGGSILLKLPFKNRLSNLIISNNPIFDNAIGFGKVGESLWLE from the coding sequence ATGATTTTAGGTGTAGATATTGGTACCTATAGTGTAAAAACTTCTAATAAAGTTACATTCTTTAGTAAATTTACACAAGAAGAAAGTTTTACTGAGATAAATAGGATTAATATAAATGGATCTAGTTATAACATAGGAGAAGGAGAATTCAGTACAGATTGGGATAAGAGCAAAAAGGGAAATACATTAATACTTCTCTACTCAGCAATTTATAAGAGTGCTGAAGATAATATAAATCAAATTGTATTAGGATTACCAGTACAGCAATACAAGAAAAACAAAAATAATTTAATAGAACTTATAGAAAATAATAAATGTGCAAAAGTAGAAAATAGAAATTTAATTATTACAGATGTTACTGTAGCTCCAGAAGGGGCAAGTAGTTATTATTCTATAGATAGTAGTTTAAGAGATGAAATAGGAAATAAGCAACTAATAATAATAGATATAGGAGGTAGGACTACAGATATTATAGTATTCCAAAATAAAATTATAATTGATGTTAAAACTATACCTATAGGTATGTTGAATATATATCAGGAGATTATAGATACAGTTAATACTAAATATACAGAAAGTTTAGTGTTAGAGGATGGAGAAAGCATATTAAAAGATGGTTTATTCCTTAAAGGTAAACAGCGAGACATTAACTTTGTACAACCTATTTTAAAAAGAAATTTTAATAGTGTATTTAAAGAAATACAACTTAAATATAACACTAATAAAGGATATGTGTACTTAACAGGTGGAGGAAGTATATTGCTTAAGTTACCATTTAAAAATAGATTAAGTAATTTAATAATTTCTAATAATCCTATTTTTGATAATGCAATTGGATTTGGAAAGGTTGGTGAGTCTTTATGGCTAGAATAA
- a CDS encoding helix-turn-helix transcriptional regulator, translating into MSVKNKLLEIRLSLGYKNSKDFADFLEINKSMYSLIENNKRVVNLENAFAIAEKLNMNIEDIWYKE; encoded by the coding sequence ATGAGTGTTAAAAATAAATTATTAGAAATAAGGTTGAGTTTAGGATATAAAAATTCTAAAGACTTTGCTGACTTTTTGGAAATAAATAAAAGTATGTATAGCTTAATAGAAAACAATAAGAGAGTAGTTAATTTAGAAAATGCATTTGCAATAGCTGAAAAACTTAATATGAATATAGAGGATATTTGGTATAAAGAGTAA
- a CDS encoding recombinase family protein yields the protein MNIAYIRGNSKQSIEGQQILLGKHKIDEYFEDHGTNIQIKKMLSNLKENDTLYITSVDRLSRDVKEAIEILKEIQNKGVNLKVLNLNEDMDIDKIKVLISIADSGNEILNKE from the coding sequence ATGAATATAGCATATATAAGAGGTAATTCAAAACAATCAATAGAGGGTCAACAAATTTTATTAGGAAAACATAAAATTGATGAATATTTCGAAGATCATGGCACAAACATACAAATAAAAAAGATGCTTTCTAATTTAAAAGAAAATGACACACTATACATTACTAGTGTAGATAGACTAAGTAGAGATGTCAAAGAAGCAATTGAAATACTAAAAGAAATACAAAATAAAGGCGTAAATTTAAAAGTTTTAAATTTAAATGAAGATATGGATATAGATAAAATTAAAGTGCTAATTAGCATCGCTGATTCAGGAAATGAAATTCTTAATAAAGAATAA
- a CDS encoding helix-turn-helix domain-containing protein, with product MTKINPLDEVMTFAEASEKWGLGESTLRSTIRTDRLVEGVDYKKSGKVWLITKEAMERVYGNLNKNII from the coding sequence ATGACTAAAATAAATCCTTTAGATGAAGTAATGACTTTTGCTGAAGCTTCTGAAAAATGGGGATTAGGAGAAAGCACATTAAGAAGTACTATAAGAACAGATAGACTTGTAGAAGGCGTAGACTATAAAAAGAGTGGGAAAGTATGGCTTATCACTAAAGAAGCTATGGAAAGAGTATATGGAAATTTAAATAAAAATATAATTTAA
- a CDS encoding ParA family protein → MPEVKKNVIAFMNMKGGVGKTTLCVNLADCLAKHFNKKILIIDIDPQFNSTQYLVEHEHYINNIFKQNKTIRNVFKIKEIDSDVLTGTVTDEEEQIDAHIEHISENLDLLCGDLRMIDLDTKSPKLENRLKKFIKIKNIDTMYDFIFIDCPPTYSIYTIAAYNASQYYILPVKPDFLSVLGINLFQRTLSNMSDDEHKIECLGMVFTLVQNYPYINNKMEKLRAKYAFYTFDNNMKQSTKILDNAEKHICIYNSDFKNDIIKLAQEFLDKYNEAEGI, encoded by the coding sequence ATGCCAGAGGTTAAAAAAAATGTAATAGCATTTATGAATATGAAAGGCGGAGTTGGAAAAACAACATTGTGTGTAAATTTAGCAGACTGTTTAGCAAAACATTTTAATAAAAAAATTTTAATAATAGATATAGATCCACAATTTAATTCCACTCAATATTTAGTAGAACATGAACATTATATAAATAATATTTTTAAACAAAATAAAACAATTAGAAATGTATTTAAAATAAAAGAAATAGATAGTGATGTTTTAACAGGAACAGTTACAGATGAGGAAGAACAAATAGATGCACATATAGAACATATAAGTGAAAATTTAGATTTACTTTGTGGTGATTTAAGGATGATTGATTTGGATACTAAATCGCCTAAATTAGAAAATAGACTAAAAAAATTTATAAAGATTAAAAATATTGATACTATGTATGATTTTATTTTTATTGATTGTCCTCCGACATATTCAATTTATACAATAGCAGCATATAATGCAAGTCAATACTATATTTTACCGGTAAAGCCTGACTTTTTATCAGTATTAGGAATTAATTTATTCCAAAGAACACTATCTAATATGAGTGATGATGAGCATAAAATTGAGTGCTTAGGAATGGTATTTACATTAGTCCAAAATTATCCATATATTAATAATAAAATGGAGAAACTTAGGGCAAAGTATGCTTTTTATACATTTGATAACAATATGAAACAATCAACCAAAATATTGGATAATGCAGAAAAACATATATGTATATATAATAGCGATTTTAAAAATGATATAATTAAATTAGCACAAGAATTTCTGGATAAATATAATGAAGCGGAGGGAATATAA
- a CDS encoding lysozyme: MSQWKWCVEDSTGNITKGWYKDNEKWYYLKDNGTMATSWIEDKDGRWYYLDESGAMKTGWIKDKEKWYYLEPNSTGYKGEMYGNCTALIDGKSYKFDSTGALIEDSLVSDKCINFIKSWEGFIKEGKKYYDCVGVLTQGYGLTGDEIKNLPEQISEPEAAALLKKIVNNKYAKAIKEDLDSKSINLKQNEFDALVSFAYNCGTSGLLGSTLYKNVVAGIRDKDTITSNFQAWSNGGGKRIEGLYRRRTKEAAMFLYGDYTGNV, from the coding sequence ATGTCACAATGGAAATGGTGTGTAGAAGATTCTACAGGAAACATTACTAAAGGTTGGTATAAAGATAATGAAAAGTGGTATTACTTAAAGGACAATGGAACTATGGCAACTAGTTGGATTGAGGATAAAGATGGTAGATGGTATTACTTAGATGAAAGTGGCGCTATGAAAACAGGTTGGATTAAAGATAAGGAAAAATGGTATTACTTAGAGCCTAATAGTACAGGCTATAAAGGAGAAATGTATGGAAATTGTACAGCTCTTATAGATGGAAAATCTTATAAATTTGATTCTACTGGTGCATTGATAGAAGATAGTTTAGTATCAGATAAGTGTATTAATTTTATAAAATCTTGGGAAGGTTTTATAAAAGAAGGAAAAAAATATTATGATTGTGTTGGTGTTTTAACACAAGGTTACGGATTAACAGGAGATGAAATTAAAAATCTTCCAGAACAAATTTCTGAGCCTGAAGCAGCTGCATTATTAAAAAAAATAGTTAATAATAAATATGCTAAAGCTATAAAAGAAGATTTAGACTCTAAATCTATAAATTTAAAGCAAAATGAATTTGATGCATTAGTAAGCTTTGCATACAATTGTGGAACTAGTGGCCTTTTAGGTTCAACATTATATAAAAACGTTGTTGCTGGGATAAGAGATAAAGATACTATTACTTCTAACTTTCAAGCTTGGTCTAATGGGGGCGGAAAAAGAATAGAAGGACTTTATAGAAGAAGAACTAAAGAAGCTGCTATGTTTTTATATGGAGATTATACAGGTAATGTATAA
- a CDS encoding phage holin family protein yields MEKILNVLRYLVAIIGTGFTWLFGAWDIALIILIIFMVLDYGTGVLRGYVNKELSSDIGLRGIARKAVILIVLIVAVCLDRLMNTGEWIFRTTVAYFYIANEGLSLIENCAALGAPVPEKLLDALAQLKDGEKKGVKSNL; encoded by the coding sequence ATGGAGAAAATTTTAAATGTATTACGCTATCTAGTTGCGATAATAGGAACAGGATTTACCTGGCTATTTGGAGCATGGGATATAGCATTAATTATTTTAATAATATTTATGGTACTTGATTATGGAACAGGAGTGCTAAGAGGGTATGTAAATAAAGAATTGTCTAGTGATATAGGATTACGTGGTATCGCAAGAAAAGCAGTTATACTTATAGTTCTTATTGTGGCTGTATGTTTAGATAGACTTATGAATACTGGAGAGTGGATTTTTAGAACTACCGTTGCTTATTTTTATATAGCAAATGAGGGATTAAGTTTAATAGAAAATTGTGCAGCACTTGGTGCACCAGTTCCAGAAAAATTATTAGATGCACTAGCACAACTTAAAGATGGAGAAAAGAAGGGTGTAAAAAGCAATCTATAA
- a CDS encoding XkdX family protein, producing the protein MNWFEKVQRYFCWGCYNNTDVWDFVSYKKITTEQYTEITKVEYTEQRPVI; encoded by the coding sequence ATGAATTGGTTTGAAAAGGTACAAAGATATTTTTGTTGGGGATGTTACAATAATACAGACGTTTGGGATTTTGTAAGTTATAAGAAAATAACAACAGAACAATATACTGAAATAACTAAAGTAGAATATACAGAGCAAAGACCAGTAATTTAG